Proteins from a single region of Coraliomargarita parva:
- a CDS encoding alpha-L-rhamnosidase C-terminal domain-containing protein: protein MQPNLLSDLPAPLKEAKWIWPQRVHWDLQNCYAQFRKEFELPKVPKKAPLFITADQSYQLYINGHYVCRGPARGFQSHWPYDEVDVAAYLQAGSNQIAIRAHNPGFSNFQYLHQGYAGLLVAAKWGKTSLQSDSSWRCRRQTGLKRDMVPTSLQLFPQESIDLRIEDPDWMRAGYNDSLWNDLVCELAVGCLPWYGLESRGIPMLKEATQDIGKVIGEARGNCAPDYLTTRNLSVTRHEEGLEHKPSQVSEASTIRFQKTGKAKWRSVLIDLGKIHVGSTLLEIEGAQAGEIIEAAYYETVDPDTLCPHYDTDAHCRMAFSNRLICRTGSNSHEFYHPYGFRYMILTVRDTRGPITVHHRLRSTLYPIEQKGSFNSSDKALNAIWETCAWTEQVCSLDAYVDTPHREQAQWWGDARVQAWNTFHLSGDSRLFKRGIDQIASQTTLDGVTYGHAPTTAHGCVLPDFTLIWMLTLWDYYWQTGSLDAFKEHQETIVNALAYFESQLDKETGLLRYDHRFWLFLDWTGLHKHGCSSVYNLWYLHALDRLSQMYSLIGDSESETACIRKAKRLRRSLRRLINSEGLMQGGYAEDGALAEESSVHAQTLAILTGLAPKQTKTMLEQRLLPYVRGELKTDITPSAYWVTYVYTVLSEHGYGEEVLDDIRTRWTPMVEYGTTWENFDPVKGHESFSHAWSAHPLFHFMQILGGIRQTAPEWAEVVIESTYKGDHADTTIPSPRGMIRHQWQRKGDRIEGKISVPSKVQATLILPGQAPQAITRQARYQFKLS from the coding sequence ATGCAGCCGAACCTACTTTCAGACCTCCCCGCCCCTCTCAAAGAAGCCAAATGGATCTGGCCCCAGCGTGTCCACTGGGACCTCCAGAACTGCTACGCACAGTTCCGCAAAGAATTCGAATTACCCAAGGTGCCCAAGAAGGCCCCGCTCTTCATCACTGCGGACCAGTCCTATCAACTTTATATCAACGGCCACTACGTCTGCCGGGGCCCGGCACGCGGCTTTCAAAGCCACTGGCCCTATGACGAAGTGGATGTCGCCGCCTACTTACAGGCCGGAAGCAACCAGATCGCGATCCGGGCCCACAATCCGGGCTTCAGCAACTTCCAATACCTCCACCAGGGCTACGCCGGACTACTCGTCGCCGCCAAATGGGGCAAGACCAGCCTGCAGAGCGACTCGAGTTGGAGGTGCCGGAGACAAACCGGGCTAAAACGTGATATGGTTCCGACCAGCCTCCAACTGTTTCCACAGGAGAGCATCGATCTTCGCATTGAAGATCCGGACTGGATGCGAGCCGGTTATAATGACAGCCTATGGAACGATCTTGTGTGTGAACTCGCGGTAGGTTGCTTGCCATGGTATGGGCTCGAGTCCCGCGGCATCCCGATGCTCAAGGAAGCGACTCAAGACATCGGCAAAGTGATCGGCGAAGCCAGAGGGAACTGCGCCCCGGATTACCTGACGACCCGTAACTTGTCCGTCACACGTCACGAAGAGGGCCTTGAGCACAAGCCCTCGCAAGTATCAGAGGCGTCCACAATACGGTTCCAGAAAACCGGCAAAGCAAAATGGCGCAGTGTCTTGATTGACCTTGGAAAAATCCATGTCGGAAGCACCTTGCTTGAAATCGAAGGAGCCCAAGCCGGTGAGATCATTGAAGCCGCCTACTACGAAACGGTCGATCCCGACACGCTTTGCCCGCACTACGACACCGACGCGCACTGCCGCATGGCTTTCAGCAACCGTCTCATCTGCCGAACCGGATCCAACAGCCACGAGTTCTACCACCCTTACGGCTTCCGTTACATGATCCTGACCGTCAGGGATACCCGTGGGCCGATCACCGTCCACCATCGGCTACGCAGTACGCTCTACCCGATCGAGCAAAAAGGCAGTTTCAACTCTTCCGACAAAGCCCTCAATGCGATCTGGGAAACCTGCGCATGGACTGAACAAGTCTGCAGCTTGGACGCCTATGTGGACACCCCTCACCGGGAGCAGGCCCAGTGGTGGGGGGATGCCCGGGTACAGGCCTGGAATACCTTTCACCTGAGCGGAGACAGTCGTCTCTTTAAACGGGGCATCGACCAGATCGCATCCCAAACCACCCTCGACGGAGTCACCTACGGGCACGCACCGACCACGGCACACGGCTGTGTGCTTCCGGACTTCACCCTAATCTGGATGCTGACGCTATGGGACTACTACTGGCAAACCGGCTCACTCGATGCCTTCAAGGAGCACCAGGAAACCATCGTTAATGCGCTGGCATACTTTGAGAGCCAACTCGACAAGGAAACCGGCCTCTTGCGCTATGACCATCGCTTCTGGCTCTTCCTCGACTGGACCGGACTGCACAAGCATGGTTGCTCCAGCGTCTACAACCTTTGGTACCTCCACGCCCTGGACCGGCTGAGCCAGATGTATTCACTAATTGGAGACAGCGAAAGCGAAACCGCCTGCATACGAAAGGCCAAGCGCCTCCGCCGATCCCTGCGAAGGCTCATCAACAGCGAGGGCCTGATGCAAGGTGGATACGCCGAAGATGGCGCACTGGCAGAGGAAAGCTCGGTACACGCCCAAACCCTCGCCATCCTCACCGGACTCGCCCCCAAGCAAACGAAAACCATGCTGGAGCAACGCCTGCTCCCCTATGTCCGTGGCGAACTCAAAACCGACATCACTCCCTCCGCCTATTGGGTCACCTACGTGTACACGGTGCTTTCAGAGCATGGCTACGGAGAGGAAGTCCTCGATGATATCCGCACGCGTTGGACGCCCATGGTGGAGTACGGCACCACTTGGGAAAATTTTGATCCCGTCAAGGGACATGAGAGCTTCTCGCATGCCTGGTCGGCCCACCCGCTGTTCCACTTCATGCAGATACTCGGCGGAATCCGGCAGACCGCACCCGAGTGGGCGGAGGTCGTCATCGAGTCCACCTACAAGGGCGACCACGCCGACACCACGATCCCGAGCCCCCGGGGCATGATTCGCCATCAGTGGCAGCGCAAGGGCGACCGGATCGAAGGCAAAATCTCCGTGCCGTCCAAGGTCCAAGCCACGCTCATCCTGCCGGGGCAAGCACCGCAGGCCATCACGAGGCAAGCCCGCTACCAGTTCAAGCTGTCCTAG
- a CDS encoding calcineurin-like phosphoesterase family protein: MQIKHIPLLAVLWLCLGSGAFAGVEGLVFADSNANGVLDPGERGIPDIAVSNGREVLRTDAAGKYAFESVASGFVFVIQPNGWDLPPQDETHPRFYRPVTSEVDHCDFGLISVPEKTSVQALLLADTQTSDEGDVDFLKRSTVQTILATGLQFDFGVTLGDVVNDRLDLLPAIHEALRPIGIPQYYVNGNHDLDFDAENTPDSVASFEALFGPSNFAFECGPALFVGLNDIIYPVDANGRRTYTGGLEPVQFEWLENLLALTPLDQPLVLMVHIPFFQPGVERRDEFRKADKLRLFELLKGRPNVMFLSGHTHYQRHYFHDAADGWGGDAAIHEYNVAAACGSFWSGPLNADGIPVSTMWDGTPPGFGILKVDADGFSTEYFPTNHPADFQIGIYTPEAVPARKGWISFYANVFDGHDGWNIEARTSENAPWKPMRRILASDPSYVAAFLAQGEADAAPLARRLPDPVICFHLWRGYLPGDLDAGTTTLTVRATAPDGRVFLQTHSIEVR; encoded by the coding sequence ATGCAAATTAAGCACATTCCACTTTTGGCTGTCCTATGGCTTTGTCTGGGTAGCGGAGCATTCGCAGGTGTTGAAGGTCTCGTGTTCGCCGATTCGAATGCGAATGGGGTTCTCGATCCGGGAGAACGGGGAATTCCCGATATCGCAGTCAGCAACGGCCGCGAGGTGCTGCGAACCGATGCGGCAGGAAAGTACGCCTTCGAGTCGGTGGCGTCCGGCTTTGTCTTCGTGATTCAGCCGAACGGTTGGGACCTGCCTCCGCAGGATGAAACACATCCGCGTTTTTATCGTCCCGTGACTTCGGAGGTCGATCATTGTGACTTCGGGTTGATTTCGGTGCCGGAGAAAACTTCCGTGCAGGCACTCTTGCTTGCCGATACCCAGACCTCTGATGAGGGGGATGTCGATTTCCTGAAGCGATCGACTGTGCAAACCATCCTGGCGACGGGATTGCAGTTTGATTTCGGAGTAACCTTGGGAGATGTGGTGAATGACCGCTTGGATTTATTGCCGGCGATTCACGAGGCCTTAAGGCCCATCGGGATTCCCCAGTATTATGTGAACGGGAATCACGACCTGGATTTCGATGCCGAGAATACGCCGGATTCCGTGGCCAGTTTCGAAGCGCTTTTCGGTCCGAGCAATTTTGCTTTTGAATGTGGACCGGCGCTTTTCGTTGGCCTCAATGATATTATTTATCCGGTCGATGCCAACGGACGTCGGACTTACACTGGCGGCTTGGAGCCGGTCCAGTTTGAATGGTTGGAAAACTTGTTGGCGCTGACTCCCCTGGATCAGCCACTTGTTCTGATGGTGCACATTCCATTTTTTCAACCCGGTGTCGAGCGACGCGACGAATTTCGTAAAGCGGATAAACTCCGCCTTTTTGAATTATTGAAAGGGCGCCCAAATGTCATGTTCCTGAGCGGCCACACGCATTACCAGAGACATTACTTTCATGATGCTGCCGATGGCTGGGGCGGTGATGCGGCGATTCATGAATACAACGTCGCGGCTGCCTGCGGCAGTTTCTGGAGCGGGCCGCTGAATGCGGACGGGATTCCGGTTTCCACCATGTGGGACGGCACGCCACCCGGCTTCGGGATTCTCAAGGTGGATGCCGATGGCTTCTCGACGGAATATTTTCCGACGAATCATCCGGCGGATTTTCAGATCGGTATCTATACCCCGGAGGCGGTGCCCGCGCGGAAAGGCTGGATTTCCTTTTATGCGAATGTCTTTGACGGGCACGATGGCTGGAACATTGAAGCGCGGACATCGGAGAACGCGCCGTGGAAACCGATGCGTCGGATCCTGGCCTCGGATCCTTCCTATGTGGCCGCCTTCCTTGCCCAAGGCGAAGCGGATGCGGCGCCTCTCGCCCGGCGCCTTCCGGATCCGGTGATCTGCTTCCACCTCTGGCGCGGCTACTTGCCGGGGGATTTGGATGCGGGAACGACGACGCTTACAGTGCGGGCCACGGCGCCGGACGGACGTGTCTTTCTCCAGACACACTCCATCGAGGTGCGATAG
- a CDS encoding dihydrodipicolinate synthase family protein, which translates to MKINGIIPPLVTPLKADESLDLESTGKLIEHVIAGGVHGLFILGTTGEGPNLSYELRRQYIDFVTEKVNGRIPVVVSISDTAYAESLSLAEHSKKAGADAVAFTPPYYFIPGAPELHDFVNRMADNVSLPFFLYNMPALTKVSIPLDVVELGFTKENCLGLKDSSGDLFYYKKVKRLIGDRDLTLLIGPEELLAESILAGGNGGINGGANVFPKVYVKIFELMQAGKLNEAETLQREVMEISCRLFTIGKHGSSIIKGIKGALEVRGLCQRYLASPFSGFNDADLAKVAEVIKELEARPALKGLL; encoded by the coding sequence ATGAAAATAAACGGCATCATCCCTCCCCTCGTCACCCCGCTCAAGGCAGACGAATCACTCGACCTCGAATCCACCGGCAAACTGATCGAACACGTCATCGCCGGCGGCGTTCACGGCCTCTTCATTCTCGGCACGACCGGCGAAGGCCCCAACCTCAGCTATGAGCTGCGTCGTCAATACATCGACTTTGTCACCGAGAAGGTGAACGGACGGATCCCCGTCGTGGTCAGCATCAGCGACACGGCTTACGCGGAGTCCCTCTCGCTGGCGGAACACTCCAAAAAGGCCGGCGCCGATGCGGTGGCCTTCACCCCGCCCTACTACTTCATTCCCGGCGCGCCCGAACTGCACGATTTCGTCAACCGCATGGCCGACAATGTAAGCCTGCCGTTCTTCCTCTACAACATGCCGGCCCTGACCAAGGTCTCCATCCCGCTCGACGTCGTGGAACTCGGATTCACCAAGGAAAACTGCCTCGGCCTGAAGGACAGCTCCGGCGACCTCTTCTACTACAAGAAGGTCAAGCGCCTGATCGGCGATCGCGACCTCACCCTCCTGATCGGACCGGAAGAACTGCTGGCCGAATCCATTCTCGCCGGAGGCAACGGCGGCATCAACGGTGGAGCCAATGTCTTCCCCAAAGTCTACGTGAAGATCTTCGAACTCATGCAGGCGGGCAAGCTGAATGAAGCCGAGACCCTGCAGCGCGAAGTCATGGAAATTTCCTGCCGCCTCTTCACCATCGGCAAGCACGGCTCGAGCATCATCAAGGGCATCAAGGGCGCCCTCGAGGTACGCGGGCTCTGCCAACGCTACCTGGCCTCTCCCTTCTCCGGATTCAACGACGCCGACCTCGCTAAGGTTGCTGAAGTCATCAAGGAACTGGAAGCACGCCCGGCACTCAAGGGACTTCTTTAA
- a CDS encoding FGGY-family carbohydrate kinase, translated as MSQFSISYTGFFNYDASMDYFIGIDVGTGSARAGLFDETGKLLSNHSRSIRSWRPRPNFVEQSSEDIWGAICTCTEAVLNESGIAPESVKGLGFDATCSLVLIDAEGNPVTASPDGDDAQNIVVWMDHRALKETEFVNQAGDFPVYEFVGGKISPEMQAPKLLWLKKHLPESWQRTAHFFDLPDYLTYRATGALTRSLCSTTCKWTYLAHEAEAGHSGWQDDFFRAIELGDLVDEGYRRIGTEIRPMGQAVGQGLSAAAAKELGLIPGTAVGVSIIDAHAGGIGMIGMSEANGGPTPESLDNRLALIGGTSSCHMVASPEQRPISGVWGPYYSAMIPGLWLNEGGQSATGALVDHIIFNHGATEAMLKASREADITPYEVLNQKLAELAGEAPLHSLTKDLHVCPYFHGNRSPRANPNLVGMISGLHLSATLEDLALLYLATIQAIAYGTRHIIEVMNESGYCLDTLVCCGGGTKNPVFLQQHADITQCRLILPEEPEAVILGSAMLGAVASGAHKSVQSAMSAMSRPGKVITPEPDSKSYHNLKYKIFHKLYMDQQEYAATMQASTL; from the coding sequence ATGTCGCAATTTAGTATATCCTATACCGGCTTCTTCAACTATGATGCAAGCATGGACTACTTTATCGGAATTGACGTCGGAACCGGCAGCGCCCGCGCCGGACTGTTTGATGAAACAGGCAAGCTACTCTCCAACCACAGTCGCAGCATCCGGAGCTGGCGCCCCCGTCCCAACTTTGTGGAGCAATCCTCGGAAGACATCTGGGGAGCCATCTGCACCTGCACGGAAGCCGTATTGAACGAATCCGGCATCGCCCCGGAATCGGTCAAAGGACTCGGTTTCGATGCCACATGCTCACTGGTGCTGATTGACGCGGAAGGAAATCCGGTCACCGCCAGCCCGGATGGCGATGACGCCCAGAACATCGTGGTCTGGATGGATCACCGGGCGCTAAAGGAGACCGAATTTGTCAATCAAGCGGGCGACTTCCCGGTTTATGAATTTGTCGGAGGAAAGATTTCCCCCGAAATGCAAGCGCCCAAGCTACTGTGGTTAAAGAAGCACCTGCCGGAAAGCTGGCAACGTACCGCCCACTTCTTCGACCTTCCGGACTACCTGACTTACCGGGCCACCGGCGCCCTCACACGCTCGCTCTGTTCCACCACCTGCAAGTGGACCTACCTCGCCCACGAAGCCGAGGCAGGCCACAGCGGATGGCAGGATGACTTCTTCCGCGCCATCGAACTCGGCGATTTGGTCGACGAAGGCTACCGCCGCATCGGCACGGAGATTCGCCCGATGGGCCAAGCGGTGGGGCAAGGCCTCAGCGCAGCGGCTGCCAAGGAACTCGGCCTGATCCCCGGAACTGCGGTCGGGGTTTCCATCATCGACGCGCATGCCGGCGGAATCGGCATGATCGGGATGTCGGAAGCCAACGGAGGCCCCACACCGGAAAGCCTGGACAACCGCCTCGCCCTGATCGGCGGGACCTCCAGCTGCCACATGGTCGCCTCACCGGAACAACGCCCTATCAGCGGAGTCTGGGGGCCCTATTATTCGGCCATGATTCCGGGCCTTTGGCTCAATGAAGGCGGCCAATCCGCTACCGGCGCGCTGGTCGACCACATCATCTTCAATCACGGCGCGACCGAGGCGATGCTCAAGGCATCCCGCGAGGCCGATATCACACCCTACGAGGTATTGAACCAGAAACTGGCCGAACTTGCGGGAGAAGCCCCCCTCCACAGCTTGACCAAGGACCTCCACGTCTGTCCCTATTTCCACGGAAACCGCTCCCCGCGCGCCAACCCGAACTTGGTCGGCATGATCTCGGGACTGCACCTGAGCGCCACATTAGAGGACCTTGCCCTGCTTTACCTGGCCACCATTCAGGCCATCGCCTACGGCACCCGCCACATCATCGAGGTGATGAACGAAAGCGGTTACTGCCTCGACACACTCGTCTGCTGCGGAGGTGGCACGAAGAACCCCGTGTTCCTTCAGCAACACGCTGACATCACGCAATGCCGGCTCATCCTCCCCGAGGAACCCGAAGCGGTCATACTGGGATCCGCGATGCTCGGCGCCGTCGCCTCGGGTGCCCATAAAAGCGTGCAATCAGCCATGTCGGCAATGTCACGCCCGGGCAAAGTCATCACACCCGAGCCCGATTCAAAATCGTATCATAATCTCAAATACAAAATCTTCCACAAGCTTTACATGGACCAGCAGGAATACGCGGCCACCATGCAGGCTTCGACCCTATAA
- a CDS encoding AraC family transcriptional regulator: MVELKRLAGESFDRLVIEPDIWFYMNHVREQESHAAHSHSYLELAFVLQGSASHITVQGGDACRRGDLIVIPRGAWHAYADCRGLELVNCLFSPRMLGNELGWLEEDPELARLLAMGPYSLRPEVFKIKVGESGLTQVEAHLEHLGRAYQAESPRTVLIASVLQLLEALRASLSRPVPALQANHKLHPSVRRALESFSGQLDRDWRLPELASLLRLNPSYLVRLFHEQTGLSPMKYLSQLRAERAANLLLSTRLRVGEIGLQVGWPDPKVFSRKFRQHFGMRASEYRLKMLRPMSR; encoded by the coding sequence ATGGTCGAATTGAAACGATTGGCCGGAGAGTCTTTTGACCGGCTTGTGATTGAGCCGGATATTTGGTTCTACATGAACCATGTCCGTGAGCAGGAGTCACATGCGGCGCATTCGCACAGCTATTTGGAACTCGCCTTTGTGTTACAGGGGAGCGCGAGCCATATTACGGTGCAAGGGGGCGATGCGTGCAGGCGTGGTGACCTGATTGTGATTCCTCGTGGCGCCTGGCATGCCTATGCTGACTGCCGAGGATTGGAATTGGTCAATTGCCTCTTCTCCCCGCGCATGCTGGGCAATGAATTGGGCTGGCTGGAAGAGGATCCTGAGTTGGCTCGATTGCTTGCGATGGGCCCTTACAGCCTGAGGCCGGAGGTCTTCAAAATTAAGGTGGGCGAGTCAGGCCTCACTCAGGTCGAAGCGCATCTGGAGCATTTGGGCCGGGCCTATCAGGCTGAGTCGCCCCGCACTGTATTGATCGCTTCCGTTCTGCAGCTGTTGGAAGCTTTGCGCGCGTCCTTAAGCAGGCCGGTGCCTGCGCTTCAGGCAAATCACAAATTACACCCGTCGGTGCGTCGCGCCCTGGAGTCTTTCAGCGGGCAACTGGACCGTGACTGGCGCTTGCCGGAGCTGGCATCCCTTCTTCGTTTAAATCCCAGCTATCTGGTACGGTTGTTTCATGAACAGACCGGACTTTCTCCCATGAAGTACCTGTCTCAACTGCGCGCGGAACGGGCGGCCAACCTTCTTTTGTCGACCCGGCTTCGTGTCGGAGAGATCGGCCTGCAGGTGGGCTGGCCGGATCCGAAAGTATTTTCCAGAAAATTCCGCCAGCATTTCGGGATGCGCGCAAGCGAGTACCGACTGAAAATGTTGCGGCCGATGTCTCGGTGA
- a CDS encoding sialate O-acetylesterase, giving the protein MKVPYLFFLLFASVSVSFAGEGKVHLFILSGQSNMARFDPRPTFIPAVESAFGADQVVVVKDALGGQPIRRWYKDWLVAAGDTTTGPIGDLYDRLMAKVKPAVEGKELASVSFVWMQGERDAREKHASLYQEAFNGVLDQIRKDLQFQDLNIVVGRLSDFDMSNQRYADWTKLREIQMEIADSAEYGAWVDTDDLNDGVDAKGRAIHNDLHYSVEGYKIFGQRLADASIELIQGRLAGE; this is encoded by the coding sequence ATGAAAGTCCCGTACCTTTTTTTTCTCCTGTTTGCTTCGGTTTCCGTATCCTTCGCCGGAGAAGGAAAAGTCCATCTCTTCATTCTCTCCGGGCAATCGAATATGGCTCGCTTTGATCCCCGGCCGACCTTTATCCCGGCGGTTGAATCGGCCTTCGGAGCCGATCAGGTTGTGGTGGTGAAGGATGCGCTGGGCGGTCAGCCGATCCGCCGCTGGTATAAAGATTGGCTGGTTGCCGCAGGGGATACGACAACAGGGCCGATTGGCGATCTCTACGATCGCTTAATGGCTAAAGTGAAACCTGCGGTTGAAGGCAAGGAGCTCGCCAGTGTAAGCTTCGTCTGGATGCAGGGGGAGCGTGATGCCCGGGAGAAACATGCGTCGCTCTATCAGGAGGCCTTCAACGGCGTGCTCGATCAAATTCGGAAGGACCTTCAGTTTCAGGATCTGAATATTGTGGTTGGTCGATTGAGTGATTTCGATATGAGTAACCAGCGTTATGCGGACTGGACAAAGCTGCGTGAGATCCAAATGGAAATTGCCGATTCTGCGGAATACGGTGCCTGGGTGGACACGGATGACCTCAATGACGGCGTAGATGCCAAGGGTAGAGCGATTCACAATGACCTCCACTATTCGGTCGAAGGCTACAAGATCTTTGGCCAGCGTCTGGCCGATGCCTCCATCGAATTGATCCAGGGGCGTCTGGCCGGCGAATAG
- a CDS encoding glycoside hydrolase family 36 protein, translated as MDSMTSSDRETHSQYLNGLRLDSVPTGAGGYELRICPESKVDSLVPRRDAIEARPECIACHPLVLKPDSMVQLKLAQDPVDFGFLQGITMQDSMTTRGLCRVACIEDDRSGVGPEVQVASFVNEASGIRVCHYTEPTPVAGTLRMWSKVTNTGTDPVELEYLTSFVLSGLTPFAPDDAAGRLRLHRFRSWWSNEGKHMDELLEDIHLVRNWQGNIMTNERFGQVGTQPVRKYFPFVAIEDTEAGVLWGAQLAWAGSWQMEVTRRADAISISGGLADYEFGHWMKVLQSGESLESPKAHIACVAGKLDDLTAKLVELQEALLPELPESESSLPVIFNEWCTNWGSPSHDKTIALAKRLQGSGVKYIVIDDGWAKRPPEATMQSNGDWILDLEKFPHGIKATCDAIREMGFIPGVWFEFEVCNPGSEAFEETEHLLQRHGRVLTVGSRRFWNLNDPWVVDFLDRKLIRFLKDNGFGYLKVDYNDNIGIGCDHPDSFGEGCRQHVEGIYRSFKRVKDEVGELVIENCASGGHRLEPSMMALTSMSSFSDAHESTNIPIIARQLHHLLPPRQSQIWAVLYPEDSPERFMYSLTATFYGRMCLSGPVHDLSDEQMSIVHKAVGLYDKVAPIIKEGKTHYLGEAPQNWRDPVGWSGICRVRRDGRQALVVLHEYARTGDSDLLVELPLVGEWRLADALSDSSTAGICLEGLQLRLPAGREFRGYVALVERT; from the coding sequence ATGGACTCGATGACTTCTTCCGACCGCGAAACCCACTCGCAGTATCTAAATGGTTTACGCCTCGATTCAGTACCGACCGGGGCCGGTGGCTATGAGTTACGGATCTGTCCGGAGAGCAAGGTGGACAGTCTTGTGCCGCGGCGTGACGCAATTGAGGCGCGTCCCGAGTGTATTGCCTGTCATCCCTTGGTTCTGAAGCCGGACAGTATGGTTCAATTAAAGCTGGCGCAGGACCCGGTTGATTTTGGCTTTTTGCAGGGCATCACCATGCAGGACAGTATGACTACTCGCGGTTTGTGTCGGGTGGCATGCATTGAAGACGATCGGTCAGGGGTGGGGCCGGAGGTGCAGGTTGCCAGTTTTGTGAACGAGGCTTCCGGTATCCGGGTGTGCCACTATACGGAACCGACTCCGGTCGCCGGTACGCTGCGTATGTGGTCCAAGGTGACAAATACCGGAACCGACCCGGTGGAGCTTGAGTACCTGACGAGTTTCGTGCTCTCGGGGCTGACGCCTTTCGCTCCGGATGATGCGGCCGGACGTCTACGCCTTCACCGCTTCCGCAGTTGGTGGAGTAATGAAGGCAAGCACATGGATGAGCTCTTGGAAGACATTCATCTGGTTCGCAACTGGCAGGGCAATATCATGACCAACGAGCGCTTCGGGCAGGTCGGAACACAACCGGTACGGAAGTATTTCCCCTTCGTGGCGATCGAAGATACCGAAGCCGGAGTGCTTTGGGGGGCGCAACTGGCATGGGCCGGTTCCTGGCAAATGGAGGTGACCCGCCGGGCGGATGCGATTTCCATTTCGGGCGGTTTGGCCGACTATGAGTTCGGGCACTGGATGAAGGTATTGCAGTCGGGTGAATCGCTGGAGAGTCCGAAGGCGCATATCGCCTGTGTGGCCGGAAAGCTGGATGACTTGACCGCCAAGTTGGTCGAACTGCAGGAAGCCTTGCTGCCGGAACTGCCCGAGTCAGAGAGTTCCCTCCCGGTCATCTTTAACGAATGGTGCACCAACTGGGGCTCGCCCAGTCACGACAAGACCATCGCGCTGGCTAAACGCCTGCAAGGCTCCGGCGTGAAGTATATCGTCATCGATGACGGATGGGCCAAGCGTCCACCGGAAGCGACGATGCAGTCGAACGGTGACTGGATACTGGATTTGGAGAAATTCCCGCATGGGATCAAAGCGACTTGTGACGCGATCCGCGAGATGGGTTTCATTCCCGGCGTATGGTTCGAGTTTGAAGTGTGTAATCCGGGCTCGGAAGCCTTCGAGGAAACGGAACACCTGCTGCAGCGTCACGGACGGGTCCTGACGGTTGGCTCGCGGCGCTTCTGGAACCTCAACGATCCATGGGTGGTGGACTTCCTCGACCGCAAGCTGATCCGCTTTTTAAAGGACAACGGATTCGGCTACCTCAAGGTCGACTATAACGATAATATCGGTATCGGTTGCGACCATCCGGATTCCTTTGGTGAAGGCTGTCGCCAACATGTGGAGGGTATCTATCGCAGCTTCAAGCGGGTGAAAGACGAAGTCGGCGAGCTTGTGATCGAAAACTGCGCGTCCGGAGGTCACCGTTTGGAGCCTTCCATGATGGCGCTGACTTCGATGAGTTCCTTTTCAGACGCGCACGAGTCAACGAATATCCCGATCATTGCGCGCCAATTGCACCATCTGTTGCCGCCGCGCCAATCGCAGATTTGGGCGGTGCTCTATCCCGAAGACAGTCCGGAGCGTTTCATGTATTCACTGACGGCGACCTTCTATGGACGCATGTGCCTGTCGGGACCGGTGCATGACCTGAGCGATGAGCAGATGTCAATCGTTCACAAGGCTGTTGGGCTCTACGACAAGGTGGCGCCCATTATCAAGGAAGGGAAGACCCACTACCTTGGTGAGGCGCCTCAAAACTGGCGCGACCCCGTCGGCTGGTCGGGCATCTGCCGCGTTCGCCGGGACGGTCGTCAAGCCCTGGTCGTCCTGCACGAGTATGCGCGCACGGGCGATTCGGATCTTCTGGTAGAGCTTCCTCTTGTGGGTGAGTGGAGGCTTGCGGATGCCTTGAGTGATTCAAGCACTGCAGGTATTTGTCTGGAGGGGCTGCAATTGCGTCTGCCTGCCGGCCGCGAATTCCGCGGTTACGTGGCCTTGGTTGAACGCACTTAA